DNA sequence from the Entomomonas asaccharolytica genome:
ATATAGTAGGCGCGGTGGTATTAGTCAGTAAAAATGGTAAGCTGGTTTATCAACAAGCTGCTGGCTATGCGGATCGTGAAACAGAACGCCCTATGACAGTAGACACTATCTTTCGTTTATCTTCTGTGAGTAAGCCTTTAGTAACAGCAGCAGCACTTAGGCTTATCGAACAACATATAATCAGTATTGATGATCCTGTTACTAAATACTTACCTGATTTTAAGCCTAAGCTAGTGGATGGCACAACGCCCACTATTACTATTCAGCAATTACTGACCCATACAGCAGGCTTAAATTATACGTTTTTCGAGGGAGAGACAGGTCCTTATCATCAAGCGAAGGTTTCTGATGGCTTAGATCAACCCGGCTTATCAATGGCGGAAAATTTACAGCGGATTGCTAGTGCGCCACTTATTTATAAACCTGGCACCAATTGGAAATACTCACTTGCTATTGATGTATTAGGCGCAGTATTAAGTAAAGCCACCAATCAACCCTTACCAGAAGTTGTAGCAACCTATGTCACTAAGCCATTAGCCCTGCAAGACACAGGTTTTACTACCACGGCTATTAATCGTTTAGCAACCCCTTACACCAATGATAAACCAGAGCCGCAGGCCATGAAAGAATACACTGAACTACCTATTTTAGGAGGTAGTAAGATTTCTTTTGTGCCTAACCGTTTTGCCAATGCAAACTCATACCCATCTGGTGGTGCTGGTATGTTGGGTACTGCTCCAGATTTTATGCGTTTTCTGTTAGCAATTGAAAATAATGGCCAGCCCATTTTAAGCCAATCTACTGTACAACAGATGTTAAAAGATCAAACCAACGGCTTAGCTCAATCTTATGATTTGGGTTGGAGCTTTGGTTATGGTGGCGCTATTTTAGAAAATCCCACCTTAGCTAAAACACCTCAATCAAAAGGCACCTTACAATGGGGTGGTGTGTATGGTCATAACTGGTTTTATGACCCTGTTAAAAAAATAGCTGTGGTTATTTTTACCAACACTGCCTTGGAAGGAATGTATGGACAATTTCCTAATGATATTAGGGATGCTGTTTATAATAGCTACTCTGCGAAAGAAAAATAAAACTGCAATAAAAAAGGACTAACCTCAGTTAGTCCTTTTTCTTAACACTGCTAGCAACTATTTAGTTTTCTTAGCCGCTTCGTACAATGGCATTACTTTTGGCATTGCAGCTTGTAATGAAGCAATACGATTATCATTAGAGGGGTGAGTACTCATAAACTCAGGACCAGAACCACCTAACTTATTCATTTTTTGCCATAGTGTTACAGCCGCTTCTGGATTATAACCTGCACGGGCTGATAGCTCTAAGCCAATTAAATCTGCTTCATTTTCATTAGTACGGCTATTAGGTAGTGTCATTAAATAGGTAACACCTGTTTGTGCTAAATTGATGCTGTCTGTTTTAACACCAAATATACCAGCAATTTCACTTGCTGCGCCTACACCATAGGCTTTCGACATTGATTCACGACCGTGCTCACGTAGTGCATGGGCAATTTCGTGTCCCATAATAGCTGCTATTTCATCATCTGTTAGCTGAAGTGTATCAATGATACCTGTGTAGAAAATAATCTTACCACCTGGGCCACAGTTAGCATTAATTTCATCACTTCTAATTAAATTAACTTCCCACTTCCAATTTTTTGCCTCAGGGCGGAAAATACCGACTTGAGCCACCAAACGATCTGCAACCGCTTGTAAGCGTTTCATTTGCTTATCACTTTTGCTTACTAAAGCACCTTGCGCTTGCGCCTCTTTTAAAGTTTCAGCATAGGCTTCTGCATACATATCATTAACTTCTTGCTCTGATAACATGCTAAACATATATTGTTTACGCTCTACACCTACTGCACCACCACTGGTTGTATTAGTAGAAGTACAACCAGTTATACCTATAGCAACAGCTAATACAGAACAACTTAATATTTTTTTCATCAACATCATCCCCTAGGGCTATTCAAACATACAGTCAATAGATAATAGAGTATTATCAAAACATTCAGTTACATTTATCGGCTTATTATAAGTAACTTTCTTTAATCTAACAATTACACCAAAAAATAGTGTACAAAAAAAATCCTAACTTAGCGAACTAAGTTAGGATTTTGTAACACTATATGCTTAACTATACCTTAACTACATCTTCAGCTTGCAGTCCCTTTTGTCCTTGCACTACTGAAAACTCCACTTTTTGACCATCTGTTAAAGAGCGATGCCCTTCTCCTCTAATAGCTTGGTAGTGCACAAATACATCTACGCCATTATCGCGCACTATAAATCCAAACCCTTTAGCATCATTAAACCATTTAACAGTGCCAATTTCACGTTCTGCCATAACCAACTCCAGATTACTTCTTTATAATATATTATCAAACATACCTTTATCAAAAGGCCTAAAACGGTAATTCCTAAAAAACTTGATTGTGCCAATCTTACTGTCAATAAATTGCAGAGTGAATTGCTCAAATCCCGCTCTCAAAATGACCGAGTATGTAGTATAGGTAATTGTAACAAGATAAAACACCTACCAAGATCAAAAAAAATGAAGTTACTTGGTGATATTTATAACTATTTATTATTTTCTTATATCCATATAGTTATAAAAAATCTTGGTGCTATTTGGCCATTTATTATAAAAAATACTAATTTTTAGTAATAATCTATTGTGCTACGCAACCACTTCCCTGATGACTCCAATTGGTTATTGTGCCCGCTTCAATAGTAAAGGTTGTTTTACATATTTCAGAAATAACCTGATAAGAACTATCATTAATAGGATCATAATAAGGCCAACCGCCTACATAAAAAGGCTGATAACGATAAGTAGTTTTAGGAATATATCGATTGTGTTGGGAATAATAAGCGATAAACTTTTTATCAGCGAGTTGGTATACATTATCAGGCGCCCCCCAACTATTAACTAGTTCTAGCTCAGGTTTGCCTAACCACTTATTTAATACTGCATCATATTTTTGTGTAGTTGCGGTTGTACAAGCAGTTAACACTAGCCCTATCACTATGATAAAAATGCTTCGCATGGCGCACCCCACAAATACTTATCGTTGTATATCAGTCTTTTTATAGCAAATACTTCACTATGTAAAATATATTTTAGTACAGTTAGCTACAAACTAGCTAATGTGACATGCTATAAATTATTTCCGATTAACATAACCCACTATTATTAGAAATATTAGTCAGTCATTTTTTACAATAGCCTTTACCCCCTATTTCCTATAAATAAAGTATAATGCCATGCTTAACTATAACTGGATATTTATGCTTAACGGTATCAAGGAACTTTAATGCATTCCCCAAAAATATTGGTTCGAAACCTTTACAAGATTTTTGGTAACCGTCCTAAAGAAGCTATTACGCTCTTACAACAAGGATGGACAAAAGAACAAATTCTTGAAGAGAAAGAACTACTTGTTGGTATTAACAATGTTTCCCTCGAAATCAACGAAGGAGAAATCTTTGTTATTATGGGATTATCTGGTTCTGGTAAATCTACCCTTGCGCGTCTTATCAATCGATTATACGAACCAACAGCAGGGGAAGTATTGATTGATAATCGTAATATTTTTAAATTAAATACCAGAGAGATTATTGCATTACGTTGTCAAGAAATGAGCATGGTGTTTCAATCCTTTGCTTTGTTACCAAACCGAACAGCACTAGGTAATGTAGCATTTGGGTTGGAAGTGGCTAAAGTGCCACGTAAAGAACGCGAAAAACGAGCGATGGAAGTGCTTGAACAAATGGGCCTAGCTAATTTTGCTAAAAAATATCCTCATGAATTATCAGGCGGTATGCAACAACGAGTAGGTTTAGCTAGGGCGTTAGCCCTAAACCCTTCTATACTTATCATGGATGAAGCCTTCTCTGCATTAGATCCGTTAAAACGTCGAGAAATGCAAGATATGCTTTTGCAACTGCAAAAAGAACATCGTCGCACGATTATTTTTGTATCCCATGATATTGAAGAAGCACTGCGAATTGGCTCACGAATCGCCATTATGCAGGATGGTTGCCTTGTACAAACAGGTACTCCACAGCAATTGATTACCAACCCTGCTAATGAATATGTGCGCAGTTTCTTTGATACCATTGATACTACTCGCTTTATTAAAGCAATCGATATTGCTGTTCCATTACCTGCCGAACAGCCTACACCTCTTGAATCAATTGCTGCTAATACCCTATTATCAGATGTTATCGAAAACTTAGTGATGAATAAAAAAGCTTTATTAGTGGTTGATGAACAAAATAATCATTGTGGTTTTATTTCAGAAGCACAAGTCTTAAGTGCATTATATGGAGCCAATAATGACCATTGAGTTTGATTTAGGCGATGCTATTGAGGATGGTGTCAATTTTTTACAAAACAACTGTGGTGCTTTTTTTAATACAGTTGGCGATAGTTTAGAGTACCTTGGTAAAACCATTGAAGCCTTCTTGCTAATTATTCCTCCTTGGTTAGTGATTGCGGTTTTTGTGGGTTTAGCCTTTTGGCGCATTAGCTATCGTTTTGCTATCTTTACTGCACTTGCTTTACTGCTTATTCTCTATGGCTTTGCCAATGGTTTTTGGGAGTTATCCTTACTCGCCATCTGGCTAGCTGTGCTGAGCATTTGGCGTAATAGAGTAACTTACGTTATTTCTGCCATCTCTTACTTATATTTACCTTATCTTTTATATGAGTTAGGTAAACCTGTAGGGTATTGGGATGCCACTATGATTACTTTAGGTCTGGTATTAAGCTCTACCCTTATCAGTCTTATTATTGGTATCCCGTTGGGTATCTGTATGGCTAAAAGCCGTTATGTAGAATATGTAGTACGCCCTATTCTCGATCTTATGCAAACGATGCCTGCCTTTGTGTATTTAATACCCGTTACAATGCTATTCAGTATTGGTTACAGCGTAGGGATTATTGCCACCATTATTTTTGCAATGCCGCCTGCGGTGCGACTAACCCATCTAGGGATTAGACAGGTTAATAGAGAGTTATTAGAAGCTGGTCGATCTTTTGGTTGTACCTACTGGCAGCTTTTATTTAAAGTACAGTTACCAAACGCTATGCCTTCGATTATGACAGGCGTGAACCAATGTTTAATGATGTCGCTGTCAATGGTGATTATTGCTTCAATGGTTGGTGTCGAGGGTTTAGGCCAATTAGTAAATGGTAGCTTAAATACGCTTAATATCAGTTTAGGATTTAAAAGTGGTTTAGCTGTTGTACTTTTAGCAGTAGTACTTGATCGCATTACGGAAAGCTTTGGTCGTTCGCAGTTAGATAAACGTAAAAGCCGTATTGAGTGGATTAAAGAACGGTTACATAATCTCCAAGAAAATTAATTTAACCTGTACCCATAAAAAAACCTTTAGCAAAACTGCTAAAGGTTTTTTGTTAAACAATGATGTTAGATCATGGCGTAATGGCAATCTTCATAACACCGTCACGTTGGTTGGCAAATAGATCATACGCTTCTTCAATTTGATCTAATTTATAGTGATGAGTGACTAATGGTTTAAGATCTACACGACCTGATGCAACTACCTCCATCAAACGACGCATACGCTCTTTACCGCCTGGACAGAGACCACTCACAATATCAATATCACCTAGCCCTGCTGCATACGCATCTAAAGGTATTTTAAGGTCATTGGAATAAACACCTAAACTCGATAATCTACCGCCTGGACGCAGTGATCTAAGACAGGATTCAAAAGTACCTTGGGTACCCAATGCCTCAATAGCCACATCCGCACCACGACCATCGGTTAAAGCCATGATTTGCTGCACAGGATCACCTTGCTTAAAGTCAATGACATGACTTGCACCCAACTTTTTCGCTACGTCCATACGTGCCGCTACAGTATCAACACCAATAATAGTAGTGGCTCCTAATAATTTAGCACCCGCCACAGCACATAATCCAATAGGACCTAATGCAAACACTACAACGATATCACCAATTTTAACAGCACCACGCTCAGCGCCTGAAAACCCTGTGGACATAATATCAGGGCACATTAATACTTCTGTATCTGATAAACCATCTGGGATAACACAAAGGTTGGCTTGCGCATCATTTACTAAAATATATTCTGCTTGTGAGCCATCGATGGTATTACCAAACTTCCAGCCACCTATGTGTTTAAAGCCATGTTTAGTATCAGGGCCATCCTGCGAACTACAACCACACATACAAGCATTACTGTGACCACTTGGGGTAATAGCACCCGCGATAACACGTTGCCCTTCTTTAAACCCTGTCACTTGACTGCCTAACTTTTCAATAATACCTACAGGCTCATGACCAACTGTCAGACCTTTTGCAACAGGGTATTCACCTTTCAGAATATGAACATCAGTACCACAAATCGTTGTTGTTGTTATTCGTACCAATGCATCTAAAGGGCCTACCTCAGGAATGGGTTTGTCTTCTAAAACGATACGATTTTTTTCTACAAAAACAGCAGCTTTCATTTTTGGCATTGTTTGACTCCTGTATTAGTTGTTGTTGCTCAATACATGGCAACTAAATACTCCCTACAAGAACTATTTATATCCTATAAAGAGGTTAAACTCAGCATAGGACATTGTGTCACAACAATCAACCTTATTAAGTCAATATAAAACTATTTAATTAAGCTAGTTTTAGTAATGACATACCAGCAATTAATAGTAGTATACCCAGCCACCCATGTAATTTAAGCCGTTGTTTAAAAAGTATCCAACCTAATGTCACAGTGGCTAAAATACCAAAACTTCCCCAAATTGCATAAGCCACAGATAAATCAATACCTTTAACAGCCTGTGCTAGAGAAGAAAAGGCAGCCAAAATACAGAGAATGCCAGCGATGCCCCATATTTTTTTAGCAAAGCCATCAGAGTATTTAATTAACACATTAGCAATTACTTCTAACACAATCGCTAACATTAAAAAAGCGACATGCCACCATGCTAAATCACTCATATCGCCTCCGTGCTACTATATGGCTTTATTTCTTTTGGGGTATGCACACCCAGTTTGATAAGTAGAATGCCTGACACCAATAAGCCTAACCCTAAAATTTTATAAGCATTTAAATACTCATTAAATAAAGCCACACTGATGGTTGTAATTAACACAATACCTATCCCCTCCCAGAGAGCATACGCCACACCTAAAGGAATTTTTCTTACCGCTAACGATAGTAAATAAAATGAACCGCCAATCATTATGTACATTACAAAATGACCTAACATGGGGTAGTTTGTACTGGCTAGCTTCATAGCTACTAAGCCAATAATCTCGCAGCCTATGGCCGCTAATAAATAAATCCAAGAACGCATTATTATTATCCTTATATACCTAACTAATAAGCATATAAAATCAATAGAGAAAGACCACTACTGAGGTATCTTTTAAGCAAAAAATAGTGATCAATAACGTAAGGTAGCAAGGTACCTTAAAAGAAAGGCGAACTCAGATATCTCCAGTCCAATGGTACTTCATGGAGAATAATGAAAAGGCGAAAGAAATCTCATAAAAAAACATAATGATTACTTTTTACCTTATTACCACTACAAAGTCAACAACAGCCCTCTAAATTAACAAGCTTTAAATACACTAATAATCTAATTATATTTTTTGGTTTGTCACAGAATAGTGATATGTTAGGCTATAAAGCTTTAATTATTAAATTACCAATATATAAAGAGAAGGAAGACATGCAGTATTACAATGACATGATCAATTGGTTACGAGAATACCCTCTATTTTTTACCATTATTTGCCTTAGTGTACTTATTATTTTCGCTTGGATTGCCAACTTTATTGTAAAGCGAATTTTAGTTCGCGGCATCACCAAGCTATTGCGAGCTACGGTTCTAAAACATGATGATGTATTAAGTAGACATAATGTCGTTTCACGTTTATCAAATGTAGTTCCTGCAATGGTTTTAGCACTGGGAATTAACTTAGTTCCTGGTCTTCCAGAAGTTTTTATACAAGTAATTGATAATGTCTGTGCAGCCTTTATAATCTTAACCTTGGTGCTTGCTATCGGTAATATATTAGATATCATCAATGTGCTTTGGCAAAAACGTCCAGATGCCATTAATAAGCCTATTAAAGGCTATGTGCAGATTGTTAAGATCTTTATCTATGCCGTAGCCACTATATTAATCATTGCTGCTTTAATTGATAAGTCACCTGTTATCTTATTATCAGGTTTAGGTGCAATGGCAGCAGTATTAATGTTAGTTTTCCAAGATACCCTACTTTCATTAGTGGCCAGTGTACAAATATCCTCTAATGGCATGATCCGTGTCGGCGATTGGATTGAAATGCCACAAGTAAATGCAGATGGCGATGTAATTGATATTGCTCTGCATACAGTTACAGTACAAAACTGGGATAAAACCATTACCACTATTCCTACTAAAAAGTTTTTATCAGAATCTTTTAAAAACTGGAAAGGAATGACTGAAGCGGGTGGACGTCGTATCAAAAGAAGTATATTTATTGATCAAAACAGCATACATTTCTTGACTAAGGAAGAAGAAGCACATTTAAGAAAATTTAATTTATTAAAAGACTATTTAGCAGATAAAGATCAAGAAATAAAAAACTGGAATAAAGAGCATGGTGATGACTATGAAGTCAATTGTCGCCGTATTACAAATCTTGGCACTTTTAGAGCTTATGTGGAAAAATACTTAAGAAGTCATCCAAAAATACATAAAAATATGACATTACTGGTGCGTCAACTGGCTTTAACTGCTGAAGGTATTCCTTTAGAACTTTACTGTTTCACCAATGATATTAGTTGGAGCGCTTATGAGAGCATTCAGTCTGACATATTCGATCATTTACTCGCTATTTTACCCGAATTTGGATTAAGAGTATTCCAAGATCCTACGGGAGGCGATTTAGCCAATATACGTTTAATTCGTGCTAGTAAAACAGACAGTAACTAATTACGCAACAAAGGTGGATAATAATTATTATCCACCTACTACTAGCCTATTAATGAATGCTGCATAGAAAAACACATTATCTAACTAAGCGCCTTAATGCTGTTTCTATGGCTACTTGTTGATTTCCATTCATACAACTACAATCACTCTATCATTTATTACTCATGATACTCGCAAAGATAGGCTGTGGTCATTCTAGCTTTTACCTGAAACTTACTGTTAGCGGGCACATGAAAAAAAGTTCCCGTTGCATAAGATTGCCACTCTTGTTGACCTGCTAACTTAATAGTCAACAACCCACAAATAACTCGCATAACTTCTGCTTTACCCGTAGCAAACTCATATTCACCTTTTTCCATTACGCCTACACTAACAGGAAAAGCTTCTGTATTAAATCCCATTGATTTAACCGCACCATCAAAATATTGATTTATCTCTATCATTTATTCACCTTTTAGTATAATATAAGACATCCCATAATATCATATAATGTTTAAAAACAGTCAGTTACATTTATTGATAGCAAATAAGAAATATCTTGTTACAAATAAATGCTGGTTTTCTTTAACTTATATAAAAAAGCACTTTACCAACACGTAAATGGTTGATAATATGGAGACAAGTAAAGGTTACACCATATCTCAGAGATGAGATGTACAGAATTGTCGTTACTCTGAAAGAGTACTTCTAAACAGGGATTATTTGCTTAGGATAGCACAGCGAGGCCTGCACGGAAACAGGAGTTAAGGCGTGGTACGGATGTCAAGGTCGGTTTACATGGATTGTAGACAAACAGTCTGAGACTGTTTTTAGCATGAGAGATTATTATTAGGAGTATTTTCAAGGGTAACGACATTTTTTTACCCTTTATTTTTTACCTTTCTTTTACTGTATGTTCCTTTTTGTTTTACTTCCAACACTTCTCTAATTAGAGATGATTTTATTGTCATTTGTTCTAATGGCATTTCTGTTCCACTATAAAAGTTTTGTATCCCTTGTTGTAAACTCATAGGTAATTGATCTATAGAGACAGCTAACGGCTGATTTAATATTGCTTCATCCATCAAATTATCGTCTAGTTTTAAAAAATATTGATAATCTTCTGCTAATAATGCCTTTTCCCTACTAGGCCATAATTGCATAAACTGCTTTGTTTTATTATTACACTCAATAGCCATTTTAGGTGTTTGATTATCATAGATTGCTTCAGGTATAACTTCATAGGAAATAAATACAAAACTCAAAAAATAACGACTATAAGTAGTAGGACAAACAACACCATGAGCTGATAGTTGGTCATGCTCATTTGGTATTTGTAGCCAACTAAAACTAACCATTTTGGCTACAGGTAGCTGCTTTACTTTATCCCATGAACGCGTTGCAAATTCGCTATGATGATTAAATAAATAAATTTTCACCCTTAAGCTAGGATTAAACGCAAAAATTAATAAGATAAATAATAAGGCGGCACTAAGTAACTGAGTAAAAAAATTAACCCAATACTTTTCTATAAGAATAAATAACAAAGAAATGTAACATGCAGCCATTCCAATAAAAAAAATAAAATCTAAACGGTCTGATTGAATTTGTATAAAATAAGTATCCAGTGATTCAATATTTAATAAATGAACAACTATTCCTAATCCTATACAAATACACATAATCGTTAATAAAAACAGATTACGTGTTAACACATCAATAAAAGACAATGATTGCTGCATATTAGACTGCAAAACTTTATTTCCTTTATAACTCTATATACCTAAACATTTTATCAACTTACTTATTGAAAGAGTCAATAATTGCACGCTTAAGCACATTTTTAAAAGCCCAGATTATAATTGATTACTGACGATGAGAATAATGGCTCAATTATTACGTTATGTTTATACCTACAAATTTTATTCATCTCCTTCTAATAAATTAGCTAACTGCAAATCATTGGGTAAATGACTGGTTTGGATACGTATCAGCCGTACACCTGCTGCTTTGAGTGCTTTACTTTTACGCTGATCTGCTTCGCGGCGTCTTTTAAGCAAATGGCTACGATCATCCAACTCTATAGCAGCTACCATTTCTAGCCTATCATCTAAAATCACAAAATCCAAACTCATATACCATATTTTATTTAGCCACTTTAATTCATTTTTTCCTCGAGGAGGCCGAATAACCTGACTTAGATGTACTTGAGCAAGAATATGATAATGAGGGAATGTACGTTTAAGCTGCCAGTAAAACTTTTTCTCAATAGGTGACATCACAGGTACTGCTTGATAGGGCCATGCTTGAGCCTTTTTCAAGATAACAACCACTATCGTCACTGCCACTAAAACCAATAAAGCTAGTGCTGGATATAGTAGAAGTTGCAGTACCTGCGCTGTATGCATAAAATCACTAACTCTCTAAATAATGATTACGAATAGCTTTTATATCTATACCGAGCGTATCAGTTAAATAGCTATTAATACCGCCAAACTCCTTATTAATCATTTGTAATGAGTGATCTAAATATTCTGGTGAAACACCCAATATAGCGTCTAATGCTTCATCATCAATTGCGCTATCGATAAAATCAGCAATTTGCTTTTTCAATCCCATGATGGCGTTATTGGAATTTAAGTAATCCTCTAAAATCGTATCAAAATCAACATCTAGCGCAGATAATAGAAGTAATGATGCAAACCCTGTACGATCCTTGCCTGCTGTGCAGTGATAAAGCATTGTTTTGCCAAGTTCCGCCTGTTTTAATAAATAACGAAACTGACTTTGAAACGCTATGGGAAACCGTTGATAAACACCGTTCATCATTTGTATTGCTTTCTGCTTAGTAAGCCCATCAGCAAAAAAGCCGCTTAAATCACCTGTAAAAATGGGCTGTGCAACCCAATTAAAGTATTCAGCAAATACTTGTTCAGAATGACGCTTTTCGTTGTCACTACGAAAATCTATAATCTCATCAAGTGCTAATTGCTGTAAGTACTCACGATCTCGCTCACTAGCAACACTAGGATTACCTGCCCTAAATAACTTATTGGTCTTAATTTGCATACCTTGTTGGGTAACAATACCACCCAACTCTCGCATATTAACAATATTTTCCACCACACTATTACCTATTGAAATATATCTGCTAAAGCAGAATGCACACAGTACAATACACCCTCATCAACCTGCCCACCTAACTGCTTGTACACTTTAGGAACAGAAGCTAATTTCCCCTCCTCCTCCAAAAAGCTTGTTTGGATTTTTTCTAACAAATCCTCCGGTAAATCTATTGCCTGCTCTAAAGAAAGTTGCTGTTGGCTAATTGCTTCGGCAAGGGTACGATAAACGGCTTTACTAGAACAACTGAGCTGTTGCGCAATTTGCTGTACCGTCATACCAGCCCTTGCTAACGCAATTATTTCATATTGAATATCTTGTGCTCTAGAATCAGTAACTGCTTGACCATTAATTACCTCTAAAAACACTGCCCCATAATTTTCAAGTTTATGAGTACCAATACCATTAATCATAGCCATATCACCTAAAGTACGCGGTTTCAGACGTAACATCTCAAGTAAGGTAGCATCATGGAAGATAACATAAGGGGGGACATTATGCTCTTCTGCCAGCTTTCTACGTAAAGTTCGTAGTGCTTCCCATAGCTCTTTTTCACCCTCTTGAATGTGGTGAATAACGGTTCTAGGTTTATCAGATTTAGTTTGTGTTTGATCTACTCTAAGTTGTAAT
Encoded proteins:
- a CDS encoding DUF2726 domain-containing protein, producing the protein MHTAQVLQLLLYPALALLVLVAVTIVVVILKKAQAWPYQAVPVMSPIEKKFYWQLKRTFPHYHILAQVHLSQVIRPPRGKNELKWLNKIWYMSLDFVILDDRLEMVAAIELDDRSHLLKRRREADQRKSKALKAAGVRLIRIQTSHLPNDLQLANLLEGDE
- a CDS encoding tyrosine-protein phosphatase gives rise to the protein MVENIVNMRELGGIVTQQGMQIKTNKLFRAGNPSVASERDREYLQQLALDEIIDFRSDNEKRHSEQVFAEYFNWVAQPIFTGDLSGFFADGLTKQKAIQMMNGVYQRFPIAFQSQFRYLLKQAELGKTMLYHCTAGKDRTGFASLLLLSALDVDFDTILEDYLNSNNAIMGLKKQIADFIDSAIDDEALDAILGVSPEYLDHSLQMINKEFGGINSYLTDTLGIDIKAIRNHYLES